One segment of Pandoraea pnomenusa DNA contains the following:
- the rfbD gene encoding dTDP-4-dehydrorhamnose reductase: MAKRILLTGATGQVGWELARCLQGMGEVLAPGRQAMDLLDTDSVVRTLRDFAPDVIVNPAAYTAVDRAETDEAAAYQVNAVVPGIMAEEARRLGALLVHYSTDYVFDGTSTTPYREDEPTHPQNAYGRTKLAGEAAIAASGANHLILRTSWVYGTRGANFLLTVQRLARERDELRIVADQQGAPTWCRTIAELTSQVLVQGMGESGVDADFWREHGGLYHLTAAGQTTWHGFTEAILDLSQPEKRPNVVPIPTSAYPLPAKRPAYSVLDNDKLARTFGLRAPDWRDALALCLA, translated from the coding sequence ATGGCAAAACGCATTCTGTTGACGGGCGCTACCGGGCAGGTGGGCTGGGAATTGGCGCGTTGCCTGCAGGGTATGGGTGAGGTGCTTGCGCCCGGCCGACAGGCAATGGACCTGCTCGATACCGACAGCGTGGTGCGCACCTTGCGCGATTTCGCGCCCGACGTGATTGTCAATCCGGCGGCCTATACGGCCGTCGACCGGGCGGAGACGGACGAGGCGGCCGCGTACCAGGTCAACGCCGTGGTGCCGGGAATCATGGCCGAAGAAGCCCGGCGCCTCGGCGCGCTCCTCGTGCATTACTCCACCGACTACGTTTTCGACGGCACCTCCACCACGCCGTACCGCGAAGACGAGCCCACCCATCCGCAAAATGCCTACGGTCGCACCAAACTGGCCGGCGAGGCCGCCATCGCGGCCAGTGGCGCGAATCATCTGATTCTGCGCACCAGTTGGGTCTACGGGACGCGCGGGGCGAACTTCCTGCTCACGGTGCAACGGCTCGCACGCGAGCGTGACGAGCTGCGCATCGTCGCCGATCAGCAGGGCGCGCCGACCTGGTGCCGAACGATCGCCGAGCTGACCTCCCAGGTATTGGTGCAGGGCATGGGCGAATCCGGGGTCGACGCCGACTTCTGGCGCGAGCATGGCGGTCTTTACCACCTGACGGCCGCAGGACAGACGACCTGGCACGGCTTTACCGAGGCAATCCTCGACTTGAGCCAACCGGAGAAGCGTCCAAACGTTGTGCCGATTCCGACTTCCGCTTATCCCTTGCCGGCAAAGCGTCCGGCGTATTCGGTGCTGGACAACGACAAGCTGGCGCGTACGTTCGGCCTGCGGGCACCCGACTGGCGCGACGCGCTCGCGCTCTGTCTCGCCTGA
- the ntrC gene encoding nitrogen regulation protein NR(I) yields MKPIWIVDDDQSIRWVLEKALTRANLPVRSFTGPREASAALEHDSPQVLVSDIRMAGGSGLELLQTVKQRYPGLPVIIMTAFSDLDSAVAAFQGGAFEYLAKPFDVDRAVELILRAVEESLREATDDERITEEPEILGQASAMQDVFRAIGRLSHSSATVLITGESGSGKELVARALHRHSPRASGPFIALNTAAIPKDLLESELFGHERGAFTGAQATRRGRFEQAESGTLFLDEIGDMPLDLQTRLLRVLSDGNYYRVGGHSPIKANVRVIAATHQNLEDRVRQGLFREDLYHRLNVIRLRLPSLRERSEDIPLLVRHFLQKSARELGVETKRISEAALAHLTRFPFPGNVRQLENLSNWLTVMAPAQTVEIKDLPPEFQTLAPASISAVASAPAYAGAPAGAAPAGAGAGAPGYGVGGGASVSGVAGMANGMPMASGASAPAGVGATPGDMAGAESWEPILRREVARLLRSASPDVMDQLTRRFETALINEALDFTRGRKVEAASRLGIGRNTITRKIQELGLET; encoded by the coding sequence ATGAAGCCGATCTGGATAGTAGACGACGACCAATCGATTCGATGGGTGCTGGAAAAGGCGCTCACGCGCGCCAACTTGCCGGTGCGCAGCTTTACGGGCCCGCGCGAGGCGAGCGCGGCACTCGAGCACGACTCGCCGCAGGTGCTGGTCTCGGACATCCGCATGGCGGGCGGGTCCGGGCTCGAGCTGCTGCAAACCGTGAAGCAGCGGTATCCGGGCCTGCCGGTCATCATCATGACGGCGTTCTCGGACCTCGACAGCGCGGTTGCCGCGTTTCAGGGCGGTGCGTTCGAGTATCTGGCCAAGCCGTTCGACGTGGATCGCGCGGTCGAGCTGATCCTGCGCGCGGTCGAAGAAAGTCTGCGTGAAGCCACGGATGATGAGCGCATCACCGAAGAACCCGAGATTCTCGGTCAGGCGAGCGCGATGCAGGACGTGTTTCGCGCCATCGGGCGCTTGTCCCACTCGAGCGCCACGGTGCTGATCACCGGCGAGTCGGGCTCGGGCAAGGAACTGGTCGCGCGGGCGCTGCACCGGCATTCGCCGCGCGCATCCGGCCCGTTCATTGCGCTCAACACGGCGGCGATTCCCAAGGACCTCCTGGAGTCCGAACTGTTTGGTCATGAGCGCGGTGCGTTCACGGGCGCGCAGGCCACACGTCGCGGCCGTTTCGAGCAAGCCGAGAGCGGCACCCTGTTTCTCGATGAAATCGGCGATATGCCGCTCGATCTGCAAACGCGGTTGTTGCGCGTGCTTTCGGACGGCAATTACTACCGCGTGGGCGGGCACAGCCCGATCAAGGCGAATGTGCGCGTCATCGCCGCCACGCACCAGAATCTTGAAGACCGCGTGCGTCAGGGCCTGTTCCGCGAGGACTTGTATCACCGGCTTAACGTGATTCGTCTGCGCTTGCCGTCGTTGCGCGAGCGCAGCGAGGACATCCCGCTGCTGGTGCGCCATTTCCTGCAAAAGAGCGCGCGGGAGTTGGGCGTCGAGACCAAGCGCATCAGCGAGGCGGCGCTGGCGCATCTGACGCGCTTCCCGTTCCCGGGCAACGTGCGCCAGCTGGAAAACCTGAGCAACTGGCTGACGGTCATGGCCCCGGCGCAGACGGTGGAGATCAAGGATCTGCCGCCCGAATTCCAGACGCTCGCGCCCGCATCGATTTCCGCAGTGGCAAGTGCTCCCGCGTATGCCGGGGCACCGGCCGGGGCCGCGCCCGCGGGCGCTGGCGCTGGCGCGCCCGGTTATGGCGTCGGAGGCGGCGCGTCGGTGTCAGGCGTGGCGGGCATGGCGAACGGGATGCCGATGGCATCGGGCGCGTCCGCGCCTGCCGGGGTGGGCGCGACGCCGGGGGACATGGCCGGCGCGGAGAGCTGGGAGCCGATCTTGCGTCGTGAGGTTGCCCGGCTGTTGCGCTCGGCGTCGCCCGACGTCATGGACCAGCTCACGCGCCGCTTCGAGACGGCCCTCATCAACGAGGCCCTCGATTTCACGCGTGGACGAAAGGTCGAGGCGGCCAGCCGTCTCGGCATCGGTCGGAACACCATCACGCGCAAGATCCAGGAGCTCGGGCTGGAAACCTGA
- the glnL gene encoding nitrogen regulation protein NR(II), translated as MPASVDPWEAKLAATGILPGLEALPTVLLVLEKHSLRVVFANPAAEALLALSRRSLSQMTWNDVFTNGEVLASTMVDLIANRFQTTRLDLVLERTAQEPLHTHAIVAAPESAPDFVIVELIENEQKLKNEREERIIDQALMNKQLIRNLAHEIKNPLGGIRGAAQLLEFELDQRELREYTQVIIKESDRLQTLVDRLLEPHRHPYIATDVNIHEVCERVRSVVLAEFPQGLSIERDYDVSLPDFRGDKEQLIQALLNIVRNGAEALREQIARGDARIVLRTRVARKITIAKRLHKLALELHVIDNGPGIPADIRDRIFYPLVSGREGGSGLGLTLAQSFVQRHDGLIECESRPGRTDFRILLPLG; from the coding sequence TTGCCTGCGAGTGTCGATCCGTGGGAGGCGAAGCTCGCGGCCACCGGCATCCTGCCCGGCCTCGAAGCCTTGCCCACCGTGTTGCTCGTGCTCGAAAAGCACTCGCTGCGTGTCGTCTTCGCGAACCCGGCGGCCGAGGCCCTGCTCGCGCTCTCGCGCCGTTCGCTGTCGCAGATGACGTGGAACGACGTGTTCACGAACGGTGAGGTGCTGGCGTCGACGATGGTCGACCTCATCGCCAACCGCTTTCAGACCACACGCCTCGATCTGGTGCTCGAGCGCACCGCGCAGGAGCCTTTGCACACGCATGCGATCGTCGCGGCCCCCGAGTCGGCGCCCGATTTCGTGATCGTCGAGCTGATCGAGAACGAGCAGAAGCTCAAAAACGAGCGCGAAGAACGCATCATCGATCAGGCGCTGATGAACAAGCAGCTCATTCGCAATCTGGCGCATGAGATCAAGAATCCCCTGGGCGGGATTCGCGGGGCGGCGCAGTTGCTGGAATTCGAGCTCGATCAACGCGAGTTGCGCGAGTACACGCAGGTCATTATCAAGGAGTCCGACCGGTTGCAAACGCTGGTCGACCGCCTGCTGGAACCTCACCGGCACCCGTATATCGCCACCGACGTGAACATTCACGAAGTCTGCGAGCGAGTGCGCTCCGTAGTGCTCGCGGAGTTCCCGCAGGGTCTGTCGATCGAGCGGGATTACGACGTGAGCCTGCCCGATTTTCGCGGCGACAAGGAGCAACTCATCCAGGCGTTGCTCAACATCGTGCGCAACGGCGCGGAAGCCTTGCGCGAGCAGATCGCGCGCGGCGATGCACGCATCGTGCTGCGCACGCGCGTGGCGCGAAAGATCACGATTGCCAAGCGACTGCACAAGCTGGCATTGGAATTGCATGTGATCGACAACGGGCCTGGCATTCCCGCCGACATTCGCGATCGCATCTTCTACCCGCTCGTTTCCGGGCGCGAGGGAGGAAGCGGTCTGGGACTCACGCTGGCGCAGTCGTTCGTGCAGCGTCACGACGGTCTGATCGAATGCGAAAGCCGGCCCGGACGGACGGATTTTCGAATCCTGCTGCCCCTGGGCTGA
- the glnA gene encoding type I glutamate--ammonia ligase — protein MSKSVADVMNLVKEEDVKFVDFRFTDTRGKEQHVSVPVSHFDADKFESGHAFDGSSIAGWKGIEASDMLLVPDANTAYVDPFYEESTLVLTCDVIEPADGKGYDRDPRSIAKRAEAYLKSTGLGDTAFFGPEPEFFIFDSVQWKTDMSGTFVKINSEEAPWSSSQDFEGGNTGHRPGTKGGYFPVAPVDTFQDMRSEMCLLLEQLGVPVEVHHHEVAGQGQNEIGTKFSTLVQRADWTQILKYVVHNVAHSYGKTATFMPKPIVGDNGSGMHIHQSIWKDGQNLFAGNGYGGLSEFALYYIGGIIKHARALNAITNPSTNSYKRLVPHFEAPVKLAYSARNRSASIRIPYVANPKGRRIEARFPDPMANPYLAFSAMLMAGLDGVQNKIHPGEAADKNLYDLPPEEDAKIPTVCASLEQALEYLNEDREFLTRGGVFTDGMLDSYIALKTDEARRVAMTTHPLEFELYYSL, from the coding sequence ATGAGCAAATCTGTGGCAGATGTGATGAATCTGGTCAAGGAAGAAGACGTCAAGTTCGTCGACTTCCGCTTTACCGACACGCGCGGTAAGGAACAACACGTCTCGGTGCCGGTGTCGCACTTCGACGCAGACAAGTTCGAGAGCGGCCACGCTTTCGACGGTTCGTCGATCGCAGGCTGGAAGGGCATCGAAGCCTCGGACATGCTGCTGGTGCCGGACGCGAACACCGCGTACGTCGACCCGTTCTACGAAGAAAGCACGCTGGTGCTGACCTGCGACGTGATCGAACCGGCCGACGGCAAGGGCTATGACCGCGATCCGCGCTCGATCGCCAAGCGCGCCGAAGCGTATCTGAAGAGCACGGGCCTGGGCGACACCGCCTTCTTCGGTCCGGAGCCGGAATTCTTCATTTTCGACTCGGTCCAGTGGAAGACCGACATGTCGGGCACGTTCGTGAAGATCAACTCGGAAGAAGCCCCGTGGTCGTCGTCGCAAGACTTCGAAGGCGGCAACACCGGTCACCGTCCGGGCACGAAGGGCGGCTACTTCCCGGTCGCTCCGGTCGACACGTTCCAGGACATGCGCTCGGAAATGTGCCTGTTGCTCGAGCAACTCGGCGTGCCCGTCGAAGTCCACCACCATGAAGTGGCAGGCCAGGGCCAGAACGAAATCGGCACGAAGTTCTCGACGCTGGTCCAGCGCGCCGACTGGACGCAGATCCTGAAGTACGTGGTGCACAACGTGGCGCATAGCTACGGCAAGACGGCCACGTTCATGCCGAAGCCGATCGTTGGCGACAACGGTTCGGGCATGCACATCCACCAGTCGATCTGGAAGGACGGTCAGAACCTGTTCGCCGGTAACGGCTACGGCGGTCTGTCGGAGTTCGCGCTGTACTACATTGGCGGCATCATCAAGCACGCCCGTGCCCTGAACGCGATCACGAACCCGTCGACGAACTCGTACAAGCGTCTCGTGCCGCACTTCGAAGCGCCGGTGAAGCTGGCCTACTCGGCCCGTAACCGTTCGGCCTCGATCCGCATTCCGTACGTTGCCAACCCGAAGGGCCGCCGCATCGAAGCGCGCTTCCCGGACCCGATGGCCAACCCGTACCTGGCATTCTCGGCCATGCTGATGGCCGGCCTGGACGGCGTGCAGAACAAGATCCACCCGGGCGAGGCTGCCGACAAGAACCTGTACGACCTGCCGCCGGAAGAGGATGCAAAGATCCCGACCGTGTGCGCGAGCCTCGAACAGGCCCTCGAGTATCTGAACGAAGACCGCGAGTTCCTCACGCGCGGTGGCGTGTTCACCGACGGCATGCTCGATTCGTACATCGCACTGAAGACGGACGAAGCGCGCCGTGTGGCCATGACCACGCACCCGCTCGAGTTCGAACTGTACTACTCGCTGTAA
- a CDS encoding rhodanese-like domain-containing protein, whose translation MTSAKAILEQAEQRRATGQLAYAGAVTPEEAMALLNADANVRLIDVRTRAELDWVGRPQVPDGQYANVEWVRYPGGVPNEHFLEQLTSQAPDRNAPLLFLCRSAARSKAAAKVAYEAGFTKSFDILEGFEGDKDSAGHRKHVSGWCFRNLPWIGA comes from the coding sequence ATGACAAGCGCCAAAGCCATTCTCGAACAAGCCGAACAACGCCGTGCCACCGGACAACTCGCCTACGCCGGGGCGGTGACGCCCGAAGAAGCGATGGCGCTGCTCAATGCCGACGCGAACGTGCGTCTGATCGACGTGCGCACCCGCGCCGAACTCGACTGGGTGGGCCGCCCGCAAGTGCCGGACGGCCAGTACGCTAACGTCGAATGGGTGCGGTATCCGGGCGGCGTGCCCAACGAGCATTTTCTGGAGCAGCTGACGTCGCAGGCCCCCGACAGGAATGCACCGCTGCTGTTCCTGTGCCGCAGCGCCGCGCGCTCCAAGGCGGCTGCCAAGGTCGCCTACGAAGCCGGGTTCACGAAGTCGTTCGACATCCTCGAAGGCTTCGAGGGCGACAAGGACAGCGCCGGCCACCGCAAGCACGTCAGCGGCTGGTGCTTCCGCAATTTGCCGTGGATCGGCGCCTGA
- a CDS encoding LysE family translocator, protein MDWTHLLTFALALFVGAGTPGPGIAAIVARVLGRGTQGAIAFSAGVAIGDVVWLTLAVLGVAALAHTFSGVFLAIKYAGAAYLLYLAWKMWHAPASAPAEPLSAAPREQSWRLFLGGLSVTMGNPKVVVFYFALLPNLLDLQRVTALGYVEVVGVTLAVLAIVFGSYIALAARARRLLSSARAVRRLNRATGTVMAGAAVAIATR, encoded by the coding sequence ATGGACTGGACACATTTGCTGACTTTCGCCCTGGCGCTGTTCGTGGGCGCAGGTACGCCCGGCCCGGGCATCGCCGCAATCGTGGCGCGCGTGCTCGGACGCGGCACGCAAGGCGCGATCGCCTTCTCCGCTGGCGTCGCGATCGGCGACGTTGTCTGGCTCACGCTCGCCGTGCTCGGTGTGGCCGCGTTGGCGCACACGTTCTCGGGCGTTTTCCTGGCGATCAAGTACGCGGGTGCCGCCTATCTCCTGTATCTCGCCTGGAAGATGTGGCACGCGCCCGCCAGCGCCCCCGCCGAGCCGTTGAGCGCCGCGCCGCGCGAACAATCGTGGCGCCTGTTCCTTGGCGGCCTGTCAGTGACGATGGGTAATCCCAAGGTCGTCGTTTTCTACTTCGCCCTGCTGCCCAACCTGCTCGATTTGCAACGCGTCACGGCACTCGGTTACGTCGAAGTCGTCGGCGTCACACTCGCGGTGCTCGCCATTGTGTTCGGCTCGTACATCGCGCTCGCCGCGCGGGCGCGAAGACTGCTAAGCTCGGCCCGCGCGGTGCGGCGATTGAATCGCGCGACAGGCACGGTCATGGCCGGCGCCGCCGTCGCGATCGCCACGCGCTGA
- a CDS encoding DUF4148 domain-containing protein, whose amino-acid sequence MNRQRIASALMSAVLITAAGTGTALAQAGRTSDAYPEGPQLAWIAQTSSASPASQVSREKVRAELAEARAQGLIPQNDYEYPAFADRASASTKTRAQVYEELIRARESGEMRHSNP is encoded by the coding sequence ATGAATCGCCAACGCATTGCCTCAGCCCTGATGTCGGCCGTGCTGATCACCGCCGCCGGAACTGGAACTGCCCTTGCACAGGCAGGCCGCACCAGCGACGCGTACCCTGAAGGTCCGCAGCTCGCCTGGATCGCACAAACTTCATCCGCTTCACCGGCATCGCAAGTATCGCGCGAGAAGGTACGCGCGGAACTGGCCGAAGCCCGCGCACAAGGCCTCATCCCGCAAAACGATTACGAATACCCGGCGTTCGCCGATCGCGCCAGCGCGTCGACGAAGACACGTGCACAGGTGTACGAGGAACTGATCCGCGCCCGCGAGAGCGGCGAGATGCGGCACTCGAACCCCTGA
- a CDS encoding glycine zipper 2TM domain-containing protein — protein MKAAKSILVVLAALTMGTSIFGCTLGGAAAGGVIGHEATGGSTAGTIGGAVVGGVIGHELGK, from the coding sequence ATGAAAGCAGCGAAGTCGATTCTGGTGGTTCTCGCCGCACTGACCATGGGCACGTCCATCTTCGGATGCACGCTAGGTGGCGCAGCCGCAGGCGGCGTCATCGGTCACGAGGCAACCGGTGGGAGTACCGCCGGCACGATCGGCGGCGCCGTCGTCGGCGGTGTCATTGGCCACGAACTGGGCAAGTAA
- a CDS encoding MoaD/ThiS family protein — protein MATVTFAPAIQRHVSVDEQDVDGATVRDALAHCVGATPALRGYLFNDQGRLRAHVAVFVDGRLIRDRSALSDTLNAASRVYVAQALSGG, from the coding sequence ATGGCGACGGTAACTTTCGCACCTGCAATCCAGCGTCACGTGTCTGTCGACGAACAGGACGTCGACGGCGCGACGGTGCGCGACGCGCTGGCGCACTGCGTCGGCGCAACCCCGGCATTGCGCGGCTACCTGTTCAACGATCAGGGACGCCTGCGAGCGCATGTGGCGGTCTTCGTCGACGGTCGCCTGATCCGCGACCGCAGTGCGCTGAGCGACACACTGAATGCCGCCAGCCGCGTTTATGTCGCGCAGGCGCTCTCGGGCGGATGA
- a CDS encoding WD40/YVTN/BNR-like repeat-containing protein produces the protein MEHVIGATLLVATRKGLFTWQRTADIWQLTSSTPDFPGEPVSMVMHDARDGTDYAALNLGHFGVKLWCREREASTWTELAPPAFAPDDAQPESWVAPTANRAETATPAHESQTRAPSVDLLWSLEAAGPDAPGVLWAGTIPGGLFRSGDRGRHWELVRGLWDRPERADWMGGGYDHAGIHSICIDPRDSRQVMVAVSTGGVWRTRDDGRTWALAASGMEADYMPPERRLDPNAQDVHRLVQCHDAPNALWAQHHNGIFRTLDYGTTWRRIHASPSSFGFAVAVDPHDPDVAWFVPAQRDACRMPVDARLVVTRTRDGGESFTSLSHGLPETPSYDLVYRHGLDIDATGRTLAMGSTTGALWIGDNAGERWQCLTAHLPPVYAVRFV, from the coding sequence GTGGAACATGTCATTGGAGCGACACTGCTGGTCGCGACCCGCAAGGGGTTGTTCACGTGGCAGCGCACGGCAGACATCTGGCAATTGACGTCGAGCACGCCCGATTTCCCGGGCGAACCGGTCAGCATGGTGATGCACGACGCGCGCGACGGCACCGATTATGCGGCGCTCAATCTGGGGCACTTCGGCGTGAAGCTCTGGTGCCGCGAGCGCGAAGCGAGCACGTGGACCGAGCTTGCGCCGCCCGCGTTCGCGCCGGACGATGCGCAGCCCGAATCATGGGTCGCGCCCACCGCGAATCGTGCGGAGACCGCGACACCGGCACACGAGTCGCAAACCCGGGCGCCCTCCGTCGATCTGCTCTGGTCGCTGGAAGCGGCAGGCCCCGACGCGCCCGGCGTGCTCTGGGCCGGTACCATTCCCGGTGGTCTTTTCCGCTCGGGCGACCGCGGCCGGCACTGGGAACTGGTGCGCGGCCTGTGGGACCGTCCGGAACGGGCTGACTGGATGGGCGGCGGCTACGATCATGCGGGTATCCATTCGATCTGCATCGACCCGCGTGACAGCCGGCAGGTCATGGTGGCGGTGTCGACGGGCGGCGTCTGGCGCACGCGCGACGACGGTCGTACCTGGGCGCTCGCCGCATCCGGCATGGAGGCGGACTACATGCCACCCGAGCGCCGTCTCGACCCGAATGCGCAGGACGTTCACCGGCTCGTGCAATGCCACGACGCCCCCAACGCCTTGTGGGCGCAGCACCACAACGGCATCTTCCGCACGCTCGACTACGGCACGACATGGCGGCGCATTCACGCGTCACCGTCGAGCTTCGGCTTCGCGGTCGCCGTCGATCCGCATGACCCCGACGTCGCGTGGTTCGTGCCCGCGCAACGCGACGCCTGCCGCATGCCGGTCGACGCCCGGCTCGTCGTGACCCGCACGCGCGACGGCGGCGAGTCGTTCACCTCGCTCTCGCACGGACTTCCGGAGACCCCCTCCTACGATCTCGTCTATCGCCACGGTCTCGACATCGACGCCACCGGCCGCACCCTCGCCATGGGCTCGACGACCGGCGCCCTGTGGATCGGCGATAACGCCGGCGAACGATGGCAATGCCTCACCGCGCACCTGCCCCCCGTCTACGCGGTGCGATTCGTCTGA
- a CDS encoding methyl-accepting chemotaxis protein, with amino-acid sequence MRIADLRIRTRLAIGFGTLLLLLLAMLVIALVRFVAIERANEALITSAWAKADAAHNIDAMVRGNARRLLEVVAAPDAARRDALNARIDANLARIAHAQAVLDKYVSTPQGRQLIAAVRQHNDAFVKARAAALSQLRSGQQPGALEIAERDALPALDAMQEEAVELVALQQKIVDDTGAATSADIAFAKWLLAAIGMTAVIVGIGAAWSVTRSITRPIARAVQVAQRVAQGDLTSRIEVTSRDETGQLMAALKHMNESLDQIVRRVRSGTAAIASASGQLLAGNTDLSARTEEQAASLEETASSMEELTATVRQNADNARQASQLATNASEIADEGGRVVERAVSSMHDIAERSTKINDIIGVIDGIAFQTNILALNAAVEAARAGEQGRGFAVVAGEVRTLAQRSAAAAKEIKALIETSVGKVQDGSAHVRDAGRTMHDIVQAVQRVTDIMGEISAASAEQSGGIEQVNTAVMQMDQVTQQNAALVEQATAAAGSLEDQARHLREAVAVFRLADGDAISTSWGARAGDGDSAANAGLSDDAARASVVAFARRRHVA; translated from the coding sequence ATGCGAATCGCCGATCTCAGAATCCGAACCCGCCTGGCCATCGGCTTCGGCACATTGCTGCTTTTGCTGCTCGCCATGCTGGTCATCGCGCTCGTGCGTTTCGTTGCCATCGAGCGCGCCAACGAAGCCCTGATCACCAGCGCCTGGGCGAAAGCCGACGCCGCGCACAACATCGACGCCATGGTTCGCGGCAACGCACGCCGCCTGCTCGAAGTCGTGGCTGCGCCGGACGCCGCCCGGCGCGATGCACTGAATGCGCGTATCGATGCCAATCTCGCGCGCATCGCCCACGCACAGGCGGTGCTCGACAAGTACGTATCGACGCCGCAAGGCCGGCAGCTCATCGCGGCGGTCAGGCAGCACAACGATGCCTTCGTCAAAGCCCGGGCCGCCGCGCTCTCGCAGTTGCGCTCGGGTCAGCAGCCGGGCGCGCTGGAGATCGCGGAGCGCGACGCCCTGCCCGCGCTCGACGCCATGCAGGAAGAGGCCGTCGAGCTCGTCGCGCTCCAGCAGAAGATCGTGGACGACACCGGCGCGGCAACGAGCGCCGACATCGCGTTCGCCAAATGGCTGCTCGCCGCCATCGGGATGACGGCCGTGATCGTGGGCATCGGCGCCGCCTGGTCGGTCACGCGCAGCATCACGCGTCCGATCGCACGCGCCGTGCAGGTCGCGCAGCGGGTGGCGCAGGGCGACCTTACCAGCCGCATCGAAGTCACGAGTCGCGACGAGACCGGACAGTTGATGGCCGCGCTCAAGCACATGAATGAAAGCCTCGATCAAATCGTGCGGCGCGTTCGCAGCGGCACCGCCGCCATTGCCTCGGCCTCGGGCCAGTTGCTGGCGGGAAACACCGATCTCTCGGCGCGCACCGAAGAGCAGGCCGCCTCGCTCGAAGAGACGGCATCGTCGATGGAAGAGCTCACGGCAACGGTTCGCCAGAACGCCGACAACGCACGACAGGCCAGCCAACTCGCCACGAATGCGTCGGAGATCGCCGACGAAGGCGGCCGCGTCGTCGAACGCGCGGTGAGTTCGATGCACGACATTGCCGAGCGCTCGACGAAGATCAACGACATCATCGGCGTGATCGACGGCATCGCGTTCCAGACGAACATCCTCGCGTTGAACGCGGCCGTGGAAGCGGCGCGCGCGGGCGAACAGGGACGCGGCTTCGCCGTGGTGGCGGGCGAAGTCCGCACGCTCGCCCAGCGCAGCGCCGCCGCGGCCAAGGAGATCAAGGCGCTCATCGAAACGTCGGTCGGCAAGGTGCAGGACGGCTCCGCGCATGTGCGCGATGCGGGCCGCACGATGCATGACATCGTGCAGGCGGTGCAGCGCGTAACCGACATCATGGGCGAAATCTCGGCCGCGTCCGCCGAGCAGTCGGGCGGCATAGAACAGGTGAACACGGCCGTCATGCAGATGGATCAGGTCACGCAGCAGAATGCCGCGCTGGTCGAGCAGGCTACCGCCGCCGCCGGGTCGCTCGAAGACCAGGCGCGCCATCTGCGCGAAGCCGTCGCGGTGTTCCGCCTGGCCGACGGCGATGCCATCTCGACGAGCTGGGGTGCTCGCGCGGGCGACGGCGACAGCGCCGCCAATGCCGGCCTTTCCGACGACGCGGCACGCGCGAGCGTGGTCGCGTTCGCGCGTCGGCGCCATGTGGCCTGA